From a single Chlorocebus sabaeus isolate Y175 chromosome X, mChlSab1.0.hap1, whole genome shotgun sequence genomic region:
- the LOC103247473 gene encoding LOW QUALITY PROTEIN: ferritin heavy polypeptide-like 17 (The sequence of the model RefSeq protein was modified relative to this genomic sequence to represent the inferred CDS: deleted 1 base in 1 codon; substituted 1 base at 1 genomic stop codon), translated as PALGPLSQVHQNYHPSCEVAVNIYVNLELHASYVYLSMAFYFHQDDVALESFSRYFLRQWQEKREHAQELMRLQNLRGGRICLLDIRKPERQCWESGLKAVECAFHLEKNVNQSLLELHQLVKEKGDPXLRDFLDSHFLNQQAKTIKELGGYLSNLSKTWTPEAGLAEYLFNKLTLGCSQKHT; from the exons CCTGCCCTGGGCCCGCTGTCGCAAGTGCACCAGAACTACCACCCCAGCTGTGAGGTCGCCGTCAACATCTACGTCAACCTGGAGCTCCACGCCTCCTATGTGTACCTATCCATGGCCTTCTACTTCCACCAGGACGATGTGGCCCTGGAGAGCTTCAGCCGTTATTTCCTGCGCCAGTGGCAAGAGAAGAGGGAGCACGCCCAGGAGCTGATGAGGCTGCAGAACCTGCGCGGTGGCCGCATCTGCCTTCTTGACATCAGAAAGCCAGAGCGCCAATGCTGGGAGAGCGGGCTCAAGGCCGTGGAGTGTGCCTTCCACCTGGAGAAGAACGTCAACCAGAGTCTCCTGGAGCTGCACCAGCTGGTCAAGGAGAAAGGCGACCCCTAGCTCCGCGACTTCCTGGAT AGCCACTTCCTGAACCAGCAGGCCAAGACCATCAAAGAGCTGGGTGGCTACCTGAGCAACCTGAGCAAGACGTGGACCCCGGAAGCAGGCCTGGCAGAGTACCTCTTTAACAAGCTCaccctgggctgcagccagaaACACACCTGA